In the genome of Deinococcus radiopugnans ATCC 19172, the window GCACTTTCGGGTGGACATGCACATTGAACTCCAGTGCATGGAGCTGTTGGTCGGCGGCTTCGCTGATCTCGATCTGTCGTGCGGGACGACCCATCCCTAATTCTACTTCTTATTCGCGATCTACTTAGGTTGGGGGAGAGCCGTCTGTGGCCTGGTCAGTCAGGTGGCCCGGCCACAGGGGTATGCCCGAACCCTCAACCCTCTGGCCGCCTCCGCCCCAGCAAAACGCCCACCGGAAAGGTGGGCGGAAGGTGTGGGGGTGGGGGCCGTCAGCGGTCGCGCACACGGACGGGAATGGGGACTGGCTGGGGCTGCGGTGCGCCGCTCAGGATTTCCCGGAGCCAGTCAATAAATTCTCTCAGGCCCTTCATGACCACAGTTTAGCCAGTTGGGGCCAGGACAGTTGGCGTGCAGCTTACCTTGCGCGGCCCCACGGGCCGAGTGTTAAACCTGCGTGACCTACCAACTAATAAATCCGTTGGCTTTTCAGGCAACGCTTGCGTTGACTACCGCTACGTTGATGCCTGAAGGGGCGGCCCGCCCCAGAATGTTCCGCGCGGCGTTCAGGTCTGCGTTCTCCTGATGCCCGCAGGCGACACACCGAAACCGCGACTGACTCGCCCGGTTCTCTCGGCAGGTGTGGCCGCACTGGTTGCACGCCTGCGAGGTGTACCGGGGGTCTACGCGAACAACTTTCCGAGCGGCCCATGCTGCCTTCTGGGAAAGGAGAGAAAAGAACTGACCCCAGCCCACATCATGGATAGACCGGGCCAGAGTGCCCCGCCCCATCCCGCCGACGTTGAGGTCTTCGTGAGCAATCAGGTCGTTCTCCCGGACGAGCTTGAGCGCGGTCTTGTGGTGGAAGTCGAGCCGCTGCCTTGCGACCTTGCGGTGCAGCTTGGCGACCCGCTGAACGGCCTTCCGCCTGCGGTTGCTGCGCTTGTTTCTCTTGCGGGCAACCGCACGCTGAGCGACCCGCAGCTTCTTCATGGCGGTCTGGAAATGTCGGGGATTCTCCACAAACTCCCCATCCGAGGTGATGCAGAACCAGGTGGTGCCCACGTCCACCCCCACCGAGCTTCCCGTTTCGGGAAGCGGCTGGGCGTCCACCTCGCAGATGTAGGAGACGGACCACTCGCCGCAGTCCCGCGTGATGGTCGCAGTCTTGACCTTGCCTTCCAACGGGCGGTGCAGCCGGATTCGGATGTTCCCGATTTTGGAGAAGAAAGCGGTCTTGTCCGAAACGCTGAATCCCGACTGCGGGTAGCAGATGGAATCGTACCTGTCCCGGCCCTGGAACCGGGGGTAGCCGGGCTTGCTGCCTTCCTGGACCCTGCGGTAGAACGCCCTGAATGCTTTGTCCAGCCGCTTGAGAACGTCTTGCAGCACCTGGCTGTAGACCCCCTTGTACTCCGGCAGCGCGGCCTTGATTTCCGTCAGGTCCTTCATCTGGTCGTACCCAGTGACGGTCTTCCCGGCCTTGCGGTAGGCGTCCCGGCGTTCTTGCAACGCGCAGTTGTACAGGTTGCGGCAGAGACGCAACTGTTCGTTCAGCGCGGCTTCCTGAGCCTTCGTGGGGCGGAGACGGTAGCGAAATGCCTTGAACATTCAGTCCCTCGTCTTCTGTTCTGCGATGTATCGCTGAATGACTTCTGCGCTGACGTTGCCCGCCGTGCTGACCCAGTAGGAGCGTGTCCACAGCGACGGCATGGTTTGCAGCTTCGGGAACTCCTGACGCAGCACGCGGGAGGTGTAGCCCTTGAGGGCATGCATCACCTGCGTCGGGGACACGTCCGGGTCGGTGCCGAGGCAAAGGTGAACGTGGTCGGGCATGATTTCCAGAGCCACGATTTCCCAGCCTTGGGCAGCGGTCTTCTCTTCCAACAGTTCCTTCAGCCGCAGCGCCACATTCCCAATCAGCACCTTCCGGCGCCGCTTCGGGCACCACACGAAGTGGTATCGCAGCAGCGAGACAGAGATGTTCTTGTGAAGATAGGGCGTCGGCACTTCCACAGTTTACCACGGAGGGGCGGTGTGTGGGTAGCGCCCCAGCATCAACACTCAGCATTCGCACCCCGCCCTTTGGCTGGCTGGGCTATCCATTTTTCTGTAAGCCCGTGGACGAGGGGAGGCGCATCAACATCCCCAAAATTGGCTCGGTGAAGTGCAAGTTTCACCGTCCGCTGGAAGGGACGCCCAAGACGCTGCAAATCGTCCACGACTGCAGTGAGTGGTACGCCGTATACACCTGCGAAGTCCACGTCAATCCGCTCCCGCAGGCGGGCAGCACGGTGGGCGTGGATGTGGGGACGCGGTATTTCGCCATCACCTCAGACGGCGAGTTCGTCCACAACCCCCGACACCTGGGGAGTGCCCTGGGGAAGCTCCGCATTCAGCAGCGCACGGTGTCCCGCCGCAAGAAGGGCGGGAACCGTCGCCGGAACGCCGTGCAACAGGTCGCCAAGACGCACCGGAAGATTCGCCGCTCAAGGCAGGATTTCCACCACAAGACCGCCCGGAAACTGGTGAGCGAACACGACCTGATTGCCCACGAAGACCTCAAGGTGTCCAACATGATCAAGTCCAACCTCGCGCGCTCCATCTCCGATGTCGGGTGGAGTGCATTCTTCGACATCTTACGCGGCAAGGCTGAGAGTGCTGGGCGCGTGGTGGTTCGGGTTCCCCCGCAGGACACCTCGCAGCGCTGCAACGCCTGCGGGCATACGTGCCGGGAGAACCGCGACAACGAGGTGTTCAGGTGCGTTTCCTGCGGGCATGAAGACCATGCCGACTGGAACGCCGCAAAGAACATCCTGGGACGGGCCGTCCCTTTAGGCGTCAACGGGAGCGGGGTATCGCATACCGTCGTCTGAGGAGCCCCGCACTTCAGTGTGGGGAGTGGTCACACAATGCAGCCCATGACACAATGCGCGGCATGACCGATTCCGCTGCTGTTCCGCTGCCCGTGATTCTGGACGGGGACCCCGGCCACGACGACGCCCTCAACATCCTGCTGGCGCTGGCCAGCCCCGAACTGCAGGTGCTGGGCCTGACCACCGTGTTCGGCAACGTGGGCCTGGACCGCACCACCCTCAACGCCCGCATCACCCGTGAATTGATCGGCGCAGATGTGCCCATCCACGCCGGGGCAGACCGCCCGCTGGTGCGGCCGCGCATCAGTGCCGAGGCGGTGCACGGCGACAGCGGCATGGACGGCCCGGACCTGCCCACGCCGACGCGCGGGGTGGAGACGCAGCACGCCGCGCACTTCATCATCGAGCAGGTGCGCGCCCGGCCCGGTGAGGTGGTGCTGGTGCCCACCGGGCCGCTGACCAACCTGGCGCTGGCCTTGCGCCTCGCGCCGGACATCGCGGCGCTGGTGCGCGGGGTGGTGTGGATGGGCGGCAGCACCGACACCGGCAACTGGACCCCGGCGGCCGAGTTCAACGCGCTGGCCGATCCGCACGCCGCGCACGTCGTCTTCACGTCCGGCGCCCCGCTGACCATGTTCGGCCTGAACGTCACGCATCAGGCCATCGCGCACCCGGCGCGCGTGGCGGCGTTCCGGGCGCTGGGCACGCGGGTGGGCGAGTTCGCGGCGGTGCTGCTGGAATTCTTCGCCGAGCACCACCGCGAGCGCTACGGCTGGGAGGGCGGGGCGCTGCACGACCCCATGACCGTGGCGTGGCTGCTGCGCCCGGAGCTGTTCGAGTCCCGCCCCATGCACGTCGCGGTGGACCTGACCGACGGCCCAAGTGCGGGCCGCACCGTGGCCGACGTGTGGAACGTGACCGGGCAGCCGCAGAACGTCCGGGTGGCGACGGCGGTGGACGCCGACGGCTTTTTCGCGCTGCTGGTGGAGCGGCTGGGACGCTACCCCTGAACGGCGGTTGCCGCAGTGGACGCGGTCAGACTCGTGTGACCGCCGCCCCTTAAACTGTGTGGATGCGACTTCCGGCCCCGGACCGGTCCGGCCGTCCCGCCCCGCCGCGGTCTGCTGGTGGGCCATCGGACGGCACCGGCGGCCCGGCTCGCCCGCCGGCCACCGGACCTGTCATCGCGCCGGGGGACGAGCTGAGGCACGCCCTGCACCGCCGGCTGGCGCTGGCGGCGCTGGCCTGCGGGCTGCCGGTCCTGACCATCCTGGGGGTGCTGGAGGCCCGCAGCGCCCCGGCCCGCGCCGAGCTGCTGGGGCTGTACGCCGTGACGGCGCTGCTGTGCCTGTGGGCCATCGTGCGGGTGCTGCGGCGCAGCCCGCTGGACGGCGCGCTCAGGATCATCATCGCCGTCAACCTGGTGTTCGTCGTGGTGCAGGCGTATGAGGGCGGCGTGGGGGGAACGGCCAGTGCGGCGCAGGCTACCTTCAGCATGCTGCTGATGCTGATCGCCAACGCGGTGCTGGGCCACCTGACCTTCGAGGCCCGCCGGGCGGGGCTGCTGGCGCTGGGCAGTTTCGTGCTGGCGGTGGGGGCCAGCCTGCTGGGTGCGCGCCAGGGCGGCCTGGCCGGGGCGCTGCCCAGCGCGCAGCTGTACCTGTCCACCGGCACCATCCTGCTGCTGCTGCAGGCCCTGGCGTGGTACAAGGCCCGCTTCGTGACCCAGGCCCAGGCGCAGCTGCGGCTGGAGCATGAGGCCTCCACCGATCCGCTGACCGGGCTGGCCAACCGCCGCCGCATGTACCAGCAGGTGGCGGAGCTGCTGGAGGCCGCCGGAGAGCCGCCCGGCGCGGGCGCGGTCAGCGTGGTGATGTTCGACCTCGACCACTTCAAGCGCGTCAACGACCAGCACGGCCATCTGGCCGGGGACAGCGCCCTGGCCCACGTCGCGGACCTGCTGCGGGCCTCGGCGGGACCGGGCGAGACGCCAGGACGCTGGGGCGGCGAGGAGTTCATGCTGGTGCTGCCCGGCGCGGACGAGGCGGGGGCGCGGCGCCGCGCCCAGGCGGTGCGGCAGCTGCTGGCGGCCTCGCCGCACCCGCAGGTCGGCCTGCTGACCGCCAGCTTCGGCGTCAGTGCCAGCCGCGTGGGCGACGACCTGACCCGGCTGGTGGCGCGGGCGGACGACGCGCTGTACCGCGCCAAGGCCGGAGGCCGGGACCGCATCGAGATCGCCTGAACGGACTCTGTCTATGCCCCGCGCTAGCCAGGCTGAGAACCGTAAAATGCCGTGCTGCTGGTTGTCGGGCGGGCTTTCGCAGGCCGCCATTCGTTACGCTAAAAACAGAATCTATGCTATACTCTTCGTATGAAAAACGCTCCGCTGACCCTTGAATTCGGCACCGTCCGGCTGCCCATCAGCGCCGACGGATTCCTGCTCGCCTCCTCCGCCCTGGCCCAGCTGGGCCTGACCGATCTCGACTGGACCACGCTGGCCGCAGAACATGACCTGACCTCGCCGGCCCGCGACTTCGGCGCCGGCCCTGAGGCCACCCTGAGCCTGCCCGAGTTCACCCGGCTGGCCTTTGTGCTGGACACCCCGCAAGCACGGCGCTGGCGCCGGCGGGCGCAGGACCTGCTGACCCGCGCGATGGGCGGCGACGTGAAGCTGGCCGCCCAGATCGCCGAGCGCAGCGCCGACCCCGAGGCGCGGCGCTGGCTGGCGTCCCGGTTGGAGAGCACCGGCGCCCGGCGCGAGCTGATGGCGACGGTG includes:
- a CDS encoding RNA-guided endonuclease InsQ/TnpB family protein; the protein is MFKAFRYRLRPTKAQEAALNEQLRLCRNLYNCALQERRDAYRKAGKTVTGYDQMKDLTEIKAALPEYKGVYSQVLQDVLKRLDKAFRAFYRRVQEGSKPGYPRFQGRDRYDSICYPQSGFSVSDKTAFFSKIGNIRIRLHRPLEGKVKTATITRDCGEWSVSYICEVDAQPLPETGSSVGVDVGTTWFCITSDGEFVENPRHFQTAMKKLRVAQRAVARKRNKRSNRRRKAVQRVAKLHRKVARQRLDFHHKTALKLVRENDLIAHEDLNVGGMGRGTLARSIHDVGWGQFFSLLSQKAAWAARKVVRVDPRYTSQACNQCGHTCRENRASQSRFRCVACGHQENADLNAARNILGRAAPSGINVAVVNASVA
- the tnpA gene encoding IS200/IS605 family transposase produces the protein MPTPYLHKNISVSLLRYHFVWCPKRRRKVLIGNVALRLKELLEEKTAAQGWEIVALEIMPDHVHLCLGTDPDVSPTQVMHALKGYTSRVLRQEFPKLQTMPSLWTRSYWVSTAGNVSAEVIQRYIAEQKTRD
- a CDS encoding RNA-guided endonuclease InsQ/TnpB family protein, with translation MGSAPASTLSIRTPPFGWLGYPFFCKPVDEGRRINIPKIGSVKCKFHRPLEGTPKTLQIVHDCSEWYAVYTCEVHVNPLPQAGSTVGVDVGTRYFAITSDGEFVHNPRHLGSALGKLRIQQRTVSRRKKGGNRRRNAVQQVAKTHRKIRRSRQDFHHKTARKLVSEHDLIAHEDLKVSNMIKSNLARSISDVGWSAFFDILRGKAESAGRVVVRVPPQDTSQRCNACGHTCRENRDNEVFRCVSCGHEDHADWNAAKNILGRAVPLGVNGSGVSHTVV
- a CDS encoding nucleoside hydrolase; protein product: MTDSAAVPLPVILDGDPGHDDALNILLALASPELQVLGLTTVFGNVGLDRTTLNARITRELIGADVPIHAGADRPLVRPRISAEAVHGDSGMDGPDLPTPTRGVETQHAAHFIIEQVRARPGEVVLVPTGPLTNLALALRLAPDIAALVRGVVWMGGSTDTGNWTPAAEFNALADPHAAHVVFTSGAPLTMFGLNVTHQAIAHPARVAAFRALGTRVGEFAAVLLEFFAEHHRERYGWEGGALHDPMTVAWLLRPELFESRPMHVAVDLTDGPSAGRTVADVWNVTGQPQNVRVATAVDADGFFALLVERLGRYP
- a CDS encoding GGDEF domain-containing protein, giving the protein MRLPAPDRSGRPAPPRSAGGPSDGTGGPARPPATGPVIAPGDELRHALHRRLALAALACGLPVLTILGVLEARSAPARAELLGLYAVTALLCLWAIVRVLRRSPLDGALRIIIAVNLVFVVVQAYEGGVGGTASAAQATFSMLLMLIANAVLGHLTFEARRAGLLALGSFVLAVGASLLGARQGGLAGALPSAQLYLSTGTILLLLQALAWYKARFVTQAQAQLRLEHEASTDPLTGLANRRRMYQQVAELLEAAGEPPGAGAVSVVMFDLDHFKRVNDQHGHLAGDSALAHVADLLRASAGPGETPGRWGGEEFMLVLPGADEAGARRRAQAVRQLLAASPHPQVGLLTASFGVSASRVGDDLTRLVARADDALYRAKAGGRDRIEIA
- the ddrC gene encoding DNA damage response protein DdrC, whose product is MKNAPLTLEFGTVRLPISADGFLLASSALAQLGLTDLDWTTLAAEHDLTSPARDFGAGPEATLSLPEFTRLAFVLDTPQARRWRRRAQDLLTRAMGGDVKLAAQIAERSADPEARRWLASRLESTGARRELMATVARHGGEGNVYGQLGSISNRSVLGMDSAGIRRERGVKATRDGLSSTELLRLAYLDAATAQAITERGAHGNAAILQLHERLARHERRGWAGEAAGSSQAG